A stretch of the Tautonia marina genome encodes the following:
- a CDS encoding ThuA domain-containing protein, protein MILNRRRMLLASGAAALGASAFARTLSAAQQGDRKKVLYFTKSSGFQHSVIARDGDELAHSEKILIDLGAEHGFDVTASKDGRLFDPDRIDEWDAFVFYTTGDLTQPGTDGQPPMSPEGLKAFLDAIQSGRKGFVGIHCATDTFHSGPDDRTPYIEMIGGEFISHGPQQVSKIKVVDSEFPGADAFGSEFEINDEWYAFRNMSDQIHGIMVQLTDGMTSGRSRDYERPDYPMTWVKKYGDGRVFYTSMGHREDVWTNPKYQGLLIGGLNVVTGRADADFTPNVSEITPGYQTLPG, encoded by the coding sequence ATGATCCTCAACCGACGCCGCATGCTCTTGGCCTCCGGGGCCGCCGCCCTGGGAGCCTCCGCCTTCGCCCGCACTCTCTCCGCCGCGCAGCAGGGCGACCGCAAGAAGGTCCTCTACTTCACCAAGAGCTCCGGCTTCCAGCACTCGGTCATCGCTCGCGACGGCGACGAACTTGCCCACTCCGAGAAGATCCTCATCGACCTCGGCGCCGAGCACGGCTTCGACGTGACCGCCTCGAAGGACGGCCGTCTGTTCGATCCCGACCGCATCGACGAGTGGGACGCCTTCGTCTTCTACACCACCGGCGACCTGACCCAGCCCGGCACCGACGGCCAGCCCCCCATGTCTCCCGAAGGGCTCAAGGCCTTCCTCGACGCCATTCAGTCCGGCCGCAAGGGATTCGTCGGCATCCACTGCGCCACCGACACCTTCCACAGCGGACCCGACGACCGCACCCCCTACATCGAGATGATCGGCGGCGAGTTCATCTCGCACGGTCCGCAACAGGTCTCGAAGATCAAGGTCGTCGATTCCGAATTCCCCGGCGCCGACGCCTTCGGCTCCGAGTTCGAGATCAACGACGAGTGGTATGCCTTCCGCAACATGTCCGACCAGATCCACGGCATCATGGTCCAGCTCACCGACGGCATGACCTCCGGCCGCTCCCGCGACTACGAGCGGCCCGATTACCCCATGACCTGGGTGAAGAAATACGGCGACGGCCGCGTCTTCTACACCTCGATGGGCCACCGCGAAGACGTCTGGACCAACCCCAAGTACCAGGGGCTCCTCATCGGCGGCCTCAACGTCGTCACCGGCCGCGCCGACGCCGACTTCACCCCCAACGTCTCCGAGATCACCCCCGGCTACCAGACCCTCCCGGGCTGA